The following coding sequences lie in one Rutidosis leptorrhynchoides isolate AG116_Rl617_1_P2 chromosome 6, CSIRO_AGI_Rlap_v1, whole genome shotgun sequence genomic window:
- the LOC139852181 gene encoding uncharacterized protein, with amino-acid sequence MATSSRKSKAPVLPLTSAFQRSSSPSGRFGRYSSAFAAEVSSPFASSTSSSFYSSPSSTHVYSRSSSPTRVNLHGVAPVTSSSVKFSLASRSGSPNRSMAMNPRDQVVRKQNAGNPLKNLPKKTCMCSPTTHPGSFRCSLHKNYNTSNGITYSPNRLNARRSAMTNSLVRIGTVEGGDLVKRALAALIRPSSHQQRRRSAFEPRPSRLSIMSKADDDS; translated from the coding sequence ATGGCGACATCTTCTAGAAAATCAAAGGCACCGGTCTTACCGTTGACATCTGCGTTTCAACGATCAAGTTCTCCGTCAGGCCGATTCGGAAGGTACTCGTCGGCGTTTGCCGCCGAAGTTTCGTCTCCGTTCGCGTCGTCAACAAGCTCGAGCTTTTATTCATCTCCGTCATCGACTCACGTTTACAGCCGGTCTTCATCACCAACTCGTGTAAATCTTCACGGAGTTGCGCCGGTGACGTCATCATCCGTTAAGTTTTCCTTAGCGAGTAGATCTGGATCTCCGAACCGTTCGATGGCGATGAATCCTCGAGATCAAGTTGTACGGAAGCAAAACGCTGGTAATCCATTGAAGAACTTGCCGAAGAAGACGTGTATGTGTTCTCCGACGACGCATCCAGGATCATTCCGGTGTAGTTTACATAAAAATTATAACACGAGTAATGGAATAACGTATTCTCCGAACCGATTGAATGCTCGTAGATCTGCGATGACGAATTCTCTAGTTCGAATCGGAACCGTTGAAGGTGGAGATCTGGTTAAAAGAGCGTTAGCGGCGTTAATCCGGCCGTCATCACATCAACAACGACGGAGATCAGCGTTTGAACCGAGACCTAGTCGGTTATCAATCATGTCGAAGGCCGATGACGACTCATGA
- the LOC139854907 gene encoding uncharacterized protein codes for MVVTGFVVFLVSGSTLNGLEGCIRSVKGIRNITLLMMDCRVAMVMKLSRGKRVVAAWIGVSCREDRAAPSPFEVNGNQYPFGYYLADGIYPDWTTLIKGYTTPIEEPRKKFTKFQASARKDVERTFGVLQGRFVILKTPARVMSVNKMRRIMYSCIVMHNMIQEDNGFALSTWEQEWLDKPENRPHLNIRRRVKDRRSREKEIRDRDVHDQLREDLTAHIWNLPPNFRSMHN; via the exons ATGGTGGTTACAG GGTTCGTGGTGTTTTTGGTTTCAGGTTCGACACTGAATGGCCTTGAAGGTTGCATTCGATCAGTGAAAGGAATCAGAAATATTACCTTATTAATGATGGATTGTAGAGTGGCCATGGTGATGAAATTGTCAAGAGGTAAAAGGGTGGTGGCTGCCTGGATTGGTGTCAGTTGTCGTGAG GATAGAGCCGCACCTTCACCGTTTGAAGTAAACGGAAACCAGTATCCCTTTGGTTACTACTTGGCGGACGGGATATATCCCGATTGGACAACACTAATAAAGGGATATACGACTCCTATTGAAGAGCCTAGGAAAAAATTTACTAAATTTCAAGCGAGTGCTAGAAAGGATGTTGAGCGTACATTTGGTGTTTTACAAGGTCGGTTTGTGATTTTAAAAACACCGGCACGAGTTATGAGTGTTAATAAGATGAGAAGGATAATGTATAGTTGTATTGTTATGCACAACATGATACAAGAAGATAACGGATTTGCGTTAAGTACTTGGGAACAAGAATGGTTAGATAAACCCGAAAACCGGCCTCATCTCAATATTCGGAGAAGGGTCAAAGATCGTCGATCACGAGAGAAAGAGATTCGCGATCGAGACGTGCACGATCAACTTCGTGAAGATTTAACGGCTCATATTTGGAACCTCCCGCCAAACTTTCGCTCGATGCATAACTAG